A stretch of the Coleofasciculus chthonoplastes PCC 7420 genome encodes the following:
- a CDS encoding class I SAM-dependent methyltransferase, whose protein sequence is MSDFNYIGSELDLFSEAQNWKAYYSSIIRRYLGSEVLEVGAGIGSTTQSLCQDNQKRWICLEPDPNLSQRLKSSLMNNSLLNCCEIRVGTLIDLSPDEIFDTIIYIDVLEHIENDIQETKLAVNHLRKGGMLIVLAPAYQWLFTPFDESIGHYRRYNRKSLFKTVPSTLELICLKYLDSVGLFASISNRLVLRSKMPSRQQILFWDKYMIPISRKIDPLVLHSFGKSILGIWRKL, encoded by the coding sequence ATGAGTGACTTTAATTACATAGGCTCAGAGCTTGATCTATTTAGTGAAGCTCAGAATTGGAAAGCTTATTACAGCAGTATCATTAGACGCTATTTGGGCAGTGAGGTGTTGGAAGTCGGTGCAGGTATTGGCTCCACTACGCAGAGTTTGTGTCAAGATAATCAAAAACGTTGGATTTGTCTGGAACCCGATCCTAATTTAAGCCAGAGGTTAAAATCTTCACTGATGAACAACTCACTTTTAAACTGCTGTGAAATAAGGGTCGGAACTTTAATAGATTTAAGTCCCGATGAAATATTTGATACTATCATCTACATTGATGTTCTGGAACATATCGAAAATGATATTCAGGAAACTAAACTAGCAGTGAATCACCTTAGGAAAGGAGGGATGTTAATCGTACTGGCTCCAGCTTATCAATGGCTGTTTACTCCATTTGATGAATCTATCGGTCATTATCGGCGTTATAACAGAAAAAGTTTATTTAAAACAGTTCCATCTACACTAGAGTTAATATGTTTGAAGTATCTAGATTCTGTGGGATTATTTGCATCAATCAGTAACCGTCTAGTACTCAGAAGTAAAATGCCAAGTCGCCAGCAAATTCTATTTTGGGATAAATATATGATTCCTATTTCACGTAAAATTGACCCACTTGTTTTGCATTCATTTGGTAAATCTATCTTGGGTATATGGAGAAAGTTATGA
- a CDS encoding glycosyltransferase produces the protein MMRENIRKTYQANGTLIILIPVFNDWKSLEMLLIRLDQVLKDENIQAEVIAVDDASSIAIHEDFMSYKVAAIKKVSVLDLRRNLGHQRAIAIGLAYTEENIACQAIVVMDGDGEDDPVDVIRLIRKCEIEGYTKIVFARRSKRSESFIFKFFYLIYKGLYRLLTGQEIRVGNFSIIPRRILCRLVAVSEIWNHYAAGVSKAKVPYTDIYSRRSTRLYGKSQMNFVQLVTHGLSAISVYGDIVGVRLLVTSCLLICLSFLSILTVIGIRLLTKLAIPGWSSYLVGLFFIIFIQGFMLSLVFIFVVLMGRNNIGFIPKRDYHYFVLSIKEILNYE, from the coding sequence CCTGTATTTAATGACTGGAAGTCATTAGAGATGTTACTTATTCGTTTAGATCAAGTTCTTAAGGATGAAAATATTCAAGCTGAAGTTATAGCAGTCGATGATGCCTCAAGTATAGCAATCCATGAAGATTTTATGTCTTATAAAGTAGCAGCTATAAAAAAGGTTAGTGTTTTGGATCTGAGAAGAAATCTGGGACATCAACGCGCAATTGCTATAGGATTAGCGTATACAGAAGAAAATATAGCCTGTCAAGCAATTGTCGTCATGGATGGAGACGGAGAAGATGATCCAGTGGATGTCATTCGACTAATCAGGAAATGTGAAATAGAAGGATATACAAAAATAGTCTTTGCCAGACGAAGTAAACGTTCTGAAAGTTTTATATTTAAATTTTTCTACCTAATCTATAAAGGATTGTATAGACTCCTAACAGGTCAGGAAATTAGGGTAGGTAATTTTAGCATTATTCCTCGTAGAATATTGTGTAGACTGGTAGCTGTCTCAGAAATATGGAATCATTATGCTGCAGGTGTTTCCAAGGCAAAAGTTCCTTACACCGATATTTATAGCCGCCGCAGTACTCGCCTTTATGGGAAGTCTCAGATGAATTTTGTACAGCTTGTAACCCACGGACTCAGTGCAATTTCAGTGTATGGCGATATTGTCGGAGTCAGGTTACTGGTTACGTCTTGTTTACTTATTTGCCTAAGTTTTCTTTCTATCTTGACGGTTATTGGTATTAGATTGCTGACCAAGTTAGCTATTCCAGGCTGGAGTTCCTATCTGGTGGGATTATTTTTTATAATATTTATTCAGGGTTTCATGCTATCTCTAGTTTTTATTTTTGTAGTTTTAATGGGGAGAAATAATATAGGTTTTATACCAAAAAGGGATTATCACTACTTTGTTTTGTCAATTAAAGAAATATTGAATTATGAGTGA